The Phycisphaeraceae bacterium genome window below encodes:
- a CDS encoding NTP transferase domain-containing protein has product MSVSASPQPVDAILLAAGKGTRMGGDLPKVLHAVADRPMIQWVVEACRAAGVDRVIVVVGYKAEDVEASLAGFKNVHFVTQSEQLGTGHATQMAAPLFADDPPRDVFVLAGDGPLIRAKTLEQLLDTHRKTGADASLATAVIDDPSGYGRITRDAGGGFTGIIEQKDATAAQLAICEVNPSYYCFRSDALFTTLSDVSNDNKQGEYYLTDVPGILRGAGRAVTVVDAVPADDVLSINTPEQLAEVDRILRTRLVQPHAEGPGL; this is encoded by the coding sequence ATGAGTGTGTCCGCGAGCCCACAACCCGTGGATGCGATTCTGCTCGCGGCGGGCAAGGGCACGCGCATGGGTGGCGACCTGCCGAAGGTGCTTCACGCGGTCGCGGACCGGCCGATGATCCAGTGGGTGGTCGAGGCGTGCCGGGCTGCGGGTGTGGATCGTGTGATCGTGGTGGTGGGGTACAAGGCTGAGGATGTCGAAGCGTCTCTGGCGGGGTTTAAGAACGTACATTTTGTCACGCAGTCGGAGCAACTCGGGACCGGGCACGCGACCCAGATGGCTGCGCCACTTTTCGCTGACGATCCGCCTCGGGACGTGTTTGTTCTGGCGGGTGACGGCCCGCTGATTCGGGCGAAGACGCTCGAGCAGCTTCTTGATACCCATCGGAAGACCGGTGCGGACGCGTCGCTGGCGACGGCGGTTATCGATGACCCTTCGGGGTATGGTCGGATCACCCGGGATGCGGGTGGCGGGTTCACCGGGATTATTGAGCAGAAGGACGCGACCGCAGCGCAACTGGCGATCTGTGAGGTCAACCCGAGCTACTACTGCTTCCGGTCGGATGCGTTGTTTACGACGCTGTCGGATGTCAGTAATGACAACAAGCAGGGTGAGTATTACCTGACGGACGTGCCGGGGATCCTGCGGGGAGCGGGTCGTGCTGTGACGGTGGTGGATGCGGTGCCTGCTGATGATGTGCTGAGCATCAACACACCGGAGCAGCTAGCCGAAGTCGATCGGATTTTGAGAACCCGCCTTGTACAACCCCACGCCGAAGGACCCGGATTATGA